The Paenibacillus swuensis genome contains the following window.
TATTAAACAAGCTCATAGAAAGCCTCCTTATTACTTAGTGAATTTTCTTTATTGATACAAATTGTATCAAACTAAAATTACCATTAAAGTCAACCTTAGTATATAGATATAACGTATTAGTACCAAAATCTTCCTACAGACAAAAATACAGGAAAAAAGGCCTACCTCTACAGCAGAAAAAATAAACAAGCTGACACCGATGGAGTATCAGCGCCAGCTTTCAGCCTAGGTTTTTTTAACTTTCGTATGTTTTTAAAGCTTGTTTGCAGCTTGGAGCACCGCCTTCACGATTACGGCGGATTGCGCCCTCGTGATATGTTCCTTCGGCGTGAGCAGATTGCCCGGCTTCCCTCGAATCAAGCCCGCTCGTAGTGCGAATGTAACACTTTCCAATGCCCACGAACTAACGGATTCCACATCAGTGAAGGAGATAATATTTATTTGCTCCGCAGTCATAGAATCATTGGTCATGTATGCGTAAGCTTTGTGAGCGATAACCGCCATTTCTTCGTTTGTAACGAACGCTTCCGGGTTAAACCGCTGATTTCCCTTGCCAGAGGTCCAACCCGCTTCGGCGGCTGCTGCTATATCATCCTTGTACCAGGCGGAACCCGGTATATCCACAAAAGGCAGCGGTTTGACGCCGCTTGACTTGATTTCCGCCGCCCTCACCATTAACGCGATGTATTCCGCTCTCGTCACCTTCGCCCCTGGATTATACTGTTCCGCTGAGACGCCCTTAACCAGATGCTTAGCCGCCAAAGTTTCAACAGCTTCCCGGGCATAGGAACCGACCAGGTCTGAAAAGGTCTTGGTATATTCCAATACTGTAAAATTGGAGAAATGCATCGTATTGAAATTCACATACCCAGCTTCGGTTCTTGTGCCGCCTGCATACTCCCACTTCTGCACAGGGTCATTGTAGCGGTACACACCCAATCTTTCCAAATGTGAAACGACTGATGGCTCGTATTTCAAACGGATGTTAACCGGTTTGGCCAAACGGTCTATCGGGATGTTACCTGCAGTAAGCGTAAAATTCAACATATCCGAAACAGCTAAGATCTGTTGCGGCTGTCCTTCAACTTGAACAGGCTTAAGATCTGCTTGTGAGCGGAGAAATGTAAGTATGACAGGTTGATTGGCCGGGATGTTCTCCGTGACGGTTCCTGGTGCGATTCGTATCGTTGCGCCCTGAAATTCAAAGGACAACATCTTTCCGAGCCGAGTCGCCTGTGCAAACACATCACTTGGTAGAACCCACTCCAACAATGGTGTCCCCCGCTCCTCAATCGCTTGCAGCCTTAAGACCTCCGTTTCTTTCTCGAGTTCGTTCAGGAATTGATCTCGGTCTACGATGGCAACGGTCTTCTCCACCCCGTCCTGCTGTTTGGTTATCGTTACGTCTACTAAACGTTTAGGCGTAATTGTAGTTAAATTTTCCACAGGTGAAGGTTGCGGTAACGGCGATCCCGGAACCGGATTGCCCGGTACCGGCAATTCTGGCAACGGAGGAACCTCCGGTGTCACAGGTTCTTCCGGTGTCACGGGTTCCTGAGGTGCCGCTTTCAGCAGGAGTACGCCATAATCCGCTGTGCTTCGATAACCTGTGTCGTTGTCACCGGACCATGTGCGGATACTTTGCCGCACAGCCGTTTCATCGGCATCGTTTACCTGCACATCATAGCCTACCATATCATCGACTTTACCCTGAAGTGACTGAAATTTGATTCGCATTTCCACAATATAGCCGTCAGCCGTCCTCTTTACGGAAGAGACAACTTCATGGTCGGGATTCCTGCCGTTATACGTATACTGATTATTGTAATTGACACGGTATTGCGCATCTCCTGTTTCCTCATAGTCCGCTGTCTTTCCGTTATTTTCATCCAGGAACACTTCAATACTGTCTTGTTCATAGGCATTGGCAGACCCGTCATTCAGTCCCTTGTCTTTCACTTCGCTCAATACGTACAGATAATCTTGATCCCACAGAGCTTTAAACGAGCCTGTGGCGGGGTCGGTATAGCCCGAAGTTATTCTGGATTGCAAGGAAGTTTCAATCTGTGCGGCACGGCTCCACACCTCATCGGTCTCTCCGTCGATTATGGGAGGTGTATGAACTTGAACAGCTTGCGTCACAGGGATCTGTTCATACCTTATCGCTCCGTAATTGGATGTCCCCGTATGTTGCGAATGCAAAGGGTCATTCCAGCTTACCATGGTGTCTCCGTCCGTGATTCGGATATCGAATCCGGTTACGCCTTTCAAATCAGGCTTATCCTGCTGCATAGGGATTTTCAATTCGATATCGTAACCGTTCTCCTTATTCCGTACAACAGCTTCAGCTTCTCCTTCCACATTACCGTTTCGAAGCACCTTAATTATTCGGTCGTTTGAATCCAAAGCCGCACTCTTGGAATGATCCGGGTCCAGGAAGATTTGCACGCCATCCGTGAAATCCGCCGACTCATCCTTTACATCTGCATATACGTAAACATGATTCTCATCCCAAAGGACTTGAAACGTTGTCCCTGATCCCCCAACCGGAATCGGACGAAGATACTTCCATTCCGCTTCCTTTATACCGTCTGCGACCGGCGTCCCCTTGGCCGCAGTAATCTCTTGCGTCAGGACCGGCAACATCGATGAATTTGCCACGCCCCAGAAGGCATACTTCGCATGATATTGACGGTCAAACAACAGGGGATGGCCGGCATTAACATAACCGTGCCCGTACTCCGGCATATTCAACCATGACTTTCCGTCCTGCACGCCCCATAGGGTTACACCGGTCAGTTCCCCCTCCTCGGCTTTCTTTTTTAACACCTCGAACAATGCCTTCATGCGGTAACCTTGCGCAACATCGGCTTCCCGCGGGAGCGTATACTGTGCGCTCTGATACCGGTCATACAAATCCAGGTCCAGTTCGGTAAGCTGGACTTCAACGCCCGCGCCGGCATACTCATCAATCGCTTTTGAAATCAAGTCCGCTGTTGGTGTGTCCATACCTATATGCGCTTGCATCCCAAACCCGTCGATTGGAATTCCACGTTGCTTAAAATCCTTAATCATTCGAAGAATAACGGCTTTTCTGGCCGGATCGGTTTCCATAAAGTCATTATAGAAGAGCTTGATGTCTTTCGTGCCGTCAGCCAGATCCGCATCATAAGCGTATTTAAAGGCCTTCTCAATATAAGCGGCACCTAGAAAATCGTAGAACAAATTGCGGCGAATACCGTCTTCCTGCTTTTCGTCCAATGCTTCATTTACGACATCCCAAGCATAAATGCTGTGATTCATTCCCTCATATCTCTTAACCAGATCCTCAATATGATTCTTCATACGGTCGTCTACCTTTTGAACATCAGCAGGATCCGCAGGATTTAAACTTCTCGCTCCGTCTTTGAAAAACCATTCTGGTGTGGAGAGTCCATAAACCAGCGCGTGACCTCGTACTTTCATCCCGTGGGATTGGGCATAATCCACAATGGCATCCGCGCCTTCCCATTCATAAGTATCTTCTTCGGTATGGATCACATAAGCTTTCATGGCATTCTCCGGGGTCATACTGGCAAAATGCTTCTCAAGCAGCGCCCGATCCCCTTCCGCCGTCAACGCAGAAGGTTCGACAGCAGCGCCGATGGGAAAGTAAGGTGCCAGAATATCCTTAAGCGAAGGAACGTCTTCCTCGATCAAGGATGTTTTCTTCGCAATCCTTACATCATCCATATAATACGTAAACAGTCCCGGTGAAGATTCTGAGTCCACTTTAAGACTAAAGTCCGTGTAAGTTACACCTGCGGGTATAGAAAAACTCCCTTTCAGTAAAGTCCATGTCTGAGGCTGGATCTGCCGGGAGTTCAGTGTTTCGTAGGTATCGCTACCGCCCAAAGCGCGCTTTAATGTGAACTTTAAGTTCTGGGCTTCCGTCACTTCATCGGCTAATTTCACCCAAGCTTCCGCTTCGTACGTTTGACCGGCTTCAGTCTTGCCCAACAGCGTATATTGCGCGCCTTGCCAGTTGGCTTTGCGTCCCGCCACTTCCAAGCTCCGGCTCCCCGAATAAGCTTGGTAAGTGACGGATGAAACCGTCACCCCTTCCCAATCGCCAAGAGCCGTCCAGCCGCCAGTCTCACCATCCTCAAAGCCCGTGTCAAGTAAAGCCGTTGCGGAGGATGGCTGAATAGACACCTGGTCCAGCCAGACACTGTTGTCATCTCCACCCATATAGAACACTAAATTGGAGGTCGGATCATTTACACCCAGCACATAGGTATGCGTAAACGACTGGACATCCGTCGACAGCTGAAAGGTTTGTTCCATATATCCGGTGTATGGATCCGCCGATTGCTGAACCACAGCCTTGATCACTCTAGGCGCTGAAGCTTTCGCCCGAAAGCTCAACGTGTATGTTACACCTGCTTCTGCAGGCATCGCTTGGGACGTTTGAACTTTCCATTCGGCGTCCCCTCCGTCCGTAATCATTACTTCATAGCTATTCGCCCCGCTTAAACCCGCATCATTACTTACACGAGTCGAAACGGTTGTTCCCGAATCATGCCAAGTAAACCAGTCTGTATCCCCTTGATCGAATTCACCGTTCTTGATCAGTTCTTCCGAAGCCGCTGAAAGTGTTGTTGTCGGATAAACAGGAAACCCGCTCAGTGCCAATCCCAAGATTAAAGTTGCTCTAACTATAAATAACCATGATTTCCTTCCATTTTTAAATATCATGTAATCCTCCCTCTCCTCAAATGATGTTACCGCTTACAAGAACCGAAATCAGTCAAACCATTAGCTCTTGTTGCTGTCAAGTATAGGCATTTGGTCATCAACACTTCTATCTCTGGCGGTACCATCTGTAGCAGAATGATGACCTGTTAGGCGGCAGGCCTCCACTTCGGCGAAAAATGAGCAATAAAAAAACCGGGTTCACGGAACCCGGCAATCTCCTTAACGCGCCACCGGCTGTGTTTTCTCCAGATGGCTGTGGTTCATAGCTTCAATTAACATGTGGAACAGCTTCAGATCATCCAGAGAATCTTCCGGCGTTGTTCTGATTTCTGCTCCCCGTACCAGCGCTTCCCAAAAGTGATTTAATTCTACTGTATACGGATCCGTGTATGTCGGCCGCAATACCGTTTCTTTATACATGTCACCTTCTGTTTCCTGCAAAATCAACTTTACAGGCAAATGACGAATATAAGGAGTATCGTACTCCACACGAACGGTCTTGGTGTCTCCAAAAACTTCAATCCCCGCATCAAATCTTCCTTGGTTGTCTAAACCCGTCTCAAAATGCACATGAAATCCATCATATTCCAATACAGCCGACAGAAACATCCCCTGATTCCATCTGGAAGCGGCCAACACCCTGTTCGGCATCCCGATCAAATCACGCATGGCTGACAGATCATGGCTGCTGAGTCCGCAAAGAAGACGATAGGTAGAGCCGTAATCTGCGGCAAGGTCTCCGATCGCTTCCTGTAGCAGTTGGTTCCCGCGTTCCGACTTTTCCTTGCCCATTTCCTCCGGAATGTCGTTAAACCGGTAGACAGGTGTCGTTTGCCCGATGAAATAAGCGTTAGGCCCGATGATGTCGCGAACCCTGACAAAGTTGATTCGGCCCATGCGGTGAACCTCTTCCATCGCCATCTGGAATGCAGGTGCGTAACGGCGCATATATCCTACCATCACTTTTACACCATTCTCATTCTTCGCCTCAATCACTTTCTGCGCGTCCGCAATGGTTAAACTCATGGGTTTCTCGACAAATACATGTTTCCCCTGCCGTGCAGCCTCAACAATACATTCCGTATGGTATTCATCGCTGTTCAAGACAAATACTGCCTCAACTTGTTCATCGGCAATTAATTCCGAAGGATTTAAATAACGTCGGCTAACGTTATAGCGATCACCGATTGCCGATAATAATCCAGCCGAAACATCGCAGATCGCGGTAATTTCATACCGGTCTGCCATGCCTTGCAGAATGGGTAAGTGAATAATTTGGGCGACCTCTCCTAGACCGATCATGCCTAATTTAACAACGCGCGACATCCTCATCTCTCCTTCTAAACGATTTATATTCATAAGTTACTCTCGACCCGAACCCACTGCCGTGACGCTATGGACTTCTCTACCGCGTCCAACACCTGTTGGCATCGCAACCCGTCCGTGAAATTGGGGGAGCACGGTCTGTCGGTTTTAATGGCTTCCAGCAATTCCAGCACAGCATGGATGAACGTGTGTTCGAATCCAATGCCATGGCCGGCGGGCCACCAAGCATGCATATAAGGATGGCAAGATTCTGTGGCCAGAATGGTTTTAAACCCTTGCGATCCCGCATCGTCGCCGGTATCGTACACCTCTAACTCGTTCATTCGTTCGAAATTGAATCGGATGCTTCCTTCACTGCCGTAAATCTCAAATCCGTTCGCGCAACGTCTGCCTCCGGCAACCCGCGATGCCTCAAAAGTGCCCATCGCGCCGTTCTCAAAGCAGGCAAGAAACGAAGTGGCATCGTCTACCGTTACCTCCCTGAAGGCGGCCTCATCCATTTCTTCCGCGGATGGTTGACGATGCGTGACAAAGGTTCGGCTCATGCCCGAAACCTCCTGAAACTCACCTACCAAGAATCGGGCCAAGTCCACGGCATGCGCGTTCAAGTCGCCATGCGCGCCGGAGCCGGCAACGCTGCGATCTAGTCGCCAGACGTAAGGAGCATCCTTATCCGTAAGCCAATCTTGGAGAAACCAACCGCGGTATTGACGAACTTGACCTATGCGTCCCTCATCCAATAATTTCTTTGCCAGACGTATGGCCGGCACAAACCGATAATTAAAGCACACCATATGCTTCGCGCCCGATTGCTCCGCCGCCTCGGCCATTTCCCGGG
Protein-coding sequences here:
- a CDS encoding endo-1,4-beta-xylanase, producing MIFKNGRKSWLFIVRATLILGLALSGFPVYPTTTLSAASEELIKNGEFDQGDTDWFTWHDSGTTVSTRVSNDAGLSGANSYEVMITDGGDAEWKVQTSQAMPAEAGVTYTLSFRAKASAPRVIKAVVQQSADPYTGYMEQTFQLSTDVQSFTHTYVLGVNDPTSNLVFYMGGDDNSVWLDQVSIQPSSATALLDTGFEDGETGGWTALGDWEGVTVSSVTYQAYSGSRSLEVAGRKANWQGAQYTLLGKTEAGQTYEAEAWVKLADEVTEAQNLKFTLKRALGGSDTYETLNSRQIQPQTWTLLKGSFSIPAGVTYTDFSLKVDSESSPGLFTYYMDDVRIAKKTSLIEEDVPSLKDILAPYFPIGAAVEPSALTAEGDRALLEKHFASMTPENAMKAYVIHTEEDTYEWEGADAIVDYAQSHGMKVRGHALVYGLSTPEWFFKDGARSLNPADPADVQKVDDRMKNHIEDLVKRYEGMNHSIYAWDVVNEALDEKQEDGIRRNLFYDFLGAAYIEKAFKYAYDADLADGTKDIKLFYNDFMETDPARKAVILRMIKDFKQRGIPIDGFGMQAHIGMDTPTADLISKAIDEYAGAGVEVQLTELDLDLYDRYQSAQYTLPREADVAQGYRMKALFEVLKKKAEEGELTGVTLWGVQDGKSWLNMPEYGHGYVNAGHPLLFDRQYHAKYAFWGVANSSMLPVLTQEITAAKGTPVADGIKEAEWKYLRPIPVGGSGTTFQVLWDENHVYVYADVKDESADFTDGVQIFLDPDHSKSAALDSNDRIIKVLRNGNVEGEAEAVVRNKENGYDIELKIPMQQDKPDLKGVTGFDIRITDGDTMVSWNDPLHSQHTGTSNYGAIRYEQIPVTQAVQVHTPPIIDGETDEVWSRAAQIETSLQSRITSGYTDPATGSFKALWDQDYLYVLSEVKDKGLNDGSANAYEQDSIEVFLDENNGKTADYEETGDAQYRVNYNNQYTYNGRNPDHEVVSSVKRTADGYIVEMRIKFQSLQGKVDDMVGYDVQVNDADETAVRQSIRTWSGDNDTGYRSTADYGVLLLKAAPQEPVTPEEPVTPEVPPLPELPVPGNPVPGSPLPQPSPVENLTTITPKRLVDVTITKQQDGVEKTVAIVDRDQFLNELEKETEVLRLQAIEERGTPLLEWVLPSDVFAQATRLGKMLSFEFQGATIRIAPGTVTENIPANQPVILTFLRSQADLKPVQVEGQPQQILAVSDMLNFTLTAGNIPIDRLAKPVNIRLKYEPSVVSHLERLGVYRYNDPVQKWEYAGGTRTEAGYVNFNTMHFSNFTVLEYTKTFSDLVGSYAREAVETLAAKHLVKGVSAEQYNPGAKVTRAEYIALMVRAAEIKSSGVKPLPFVDIPGSAWYKDDIAAAAEAGWTSGKGNQRFNPEAFVTNEEMAVIAHKAYAYMTNDSMTAEQINIISFTDVESVSSWALESVTFALRAGLIRGKPGNLLTPKEHITRAQSAVIVKAVLQAANKL
- a CDS encoding Gfo/Idh/MocA family protein, which encodes MSRVVKLGMIGLGEVAQIIHLPILQGMADRYEITAICDVSAGLLSAIGDRYNVSRRYLNPSELIADEQVEAVFVLNSDEYHTECIVEAARQGKHVFVEKPMSLTIADAQKVIEAKNENGVKVMVGYMRRYAPAFQMAMEEVHRMGRINFVRVRDIIGPNAYFIGQTTPVYRFNDIPEEMGKEKSERGNQLLQEAIGDLAADYGSTYRLLCGLSSHDLSAMRDLIGMPNRVLAASRWNQGMFLSAVLEYDGFHVHFETGLDNQGRFDAGIEVFGDTKTVRVEYDTPYIRHLPVKLILQETEGDMYKETVLRPTYTDPYTVELNHFWEALVRGAEIRTTPEDSLDDLKLFHMLIEAMNHSHLEKTQPVAR
- a CDS encoding Gfo/Idh/MocA family protein gives rise to the protein MNIGMIGYKFMGKAHTHAYHDVKLFFPETLAPRRLIICGRDERGVSRAATQLGWEQWSTDWNEVVTHPAIDLVDINTPSNAHKEIALAALKNGKHVICEKPLAITLEDAREMAEAAEQSGAKHMVCFNYRFVPAIRLAKKLLDEGRIGQVRQYRGWFLQDWLTDKDAPYVWRLDRSVAGSGAHGDLNAHAVDLARFLVGEFQEVSGMSRTFVTHRQPSAEEMDEAAFREVTVDDATSFLACFENGAMGTFEASRVAGGRRCANGFEIYGSEGSIRFNFERMNELEVYDTGDDAGSQGFKTILATESCHPYMHAWWPAGHGIGFEHTFIHAVLELLEAIKTDRPCSPNFTDGLRCQQVLDAVEKSIASRQWVRVESNL